A section of the Pseudomonas prosekii genome encodes:
- a CDS encoding fimbrial protein, protein MKWGVLVLPLALAVSGCANVAEINETLPTMNVISGKKPHEYAQCLVEKLASSRGALQIEPHKEGVQVIVPGKLASGPAAVFDIEDRSGGSGIKLHERMSNVPVRPKDIQRAATACISG, encoded by the coding sequence ATGAAATGGGGTGTCCTGGTTCTGCCGCTTGCCTTGGCGGTGAGTGGTTGTGCAAATGTCGCAGAAATCAACGAGACGCTGCCGACCATGAACGTGATTTCAGGTAAAAAGCCTCACGAGTACGCGCAATGCCTGGTCGAGAAACTCGCCAGCAGCCGTGGTGCCCTGCAGATCGAGCCGCACAAGGAAGGCGTGCAAGTCATCGTTCCAGGCAAGTTGGCCTCCGGCCCGGCCGCCGTGTTTGATATCGAAGACCGCTCCGGCGGCAGTGGTATCAAGCTCCACGAGCGGATGTCCAACGTGCCGGTCCGGCCAAAAGATATCCAGCGCGCCGCTACGGCTTGCATCTCTGGTTAA